The Lathyrus oleraceus cultivar Zhongwan6 chromosome 5, CAAS_Psat_ZW6_1.0, whole genome shotgun sequence genome includes the window GTACAGTGCTCCAACCTAACTATAACTCAagtgcgataaccccccgatgtgatGGATTATCGCTTTTACAATGATGAATTTTAGGCTTATTGTTGTGAACTAAGTTGGATGCCATTTCGTGAAGTGAAAACGCCTATTTGTAGAGGTTCTAAAATGCTAGCAAAAGAAAAAGTTATCCTCCAACTACCCTTAGTAGGCTCGTGCCAAtaaaggtggcgcccgccatcaCCACCAAGGCGCCCGCCATCACCACCAAGGCGCCCGCCATGTGTACAACATAAACAGTTCATGAGAAAATGGAAGTTACCACTGGTTGACAACTTACACGTCATGGCACCCTCCTTGACGGTCGCAATGTTGGACGCCATGTGCACAAATTTCCACAAAAACTTTAATTTCTTGCTCGTTTGGCTTTGTTTCTTCATAAAAGGATCATGTAGGGTAAAATACCTAAAGATAGGACAAAAAGCTAACATAACACAAGAAAATGACAATAAAAACCTATTAAGCATGTTCAATTCGAGTCAAATACGCAGtgtgtttcagtgttatcaaattCTCCCACGCTTGaacttttgcttgtcctcaagcaaaacttTTATGGATCACGAAAGAAAAATAGCAACACGCAGGTATTCAATTTAGGCTAAAAGATTCTAAGTTCACTCAAGGATGTGTCGATAGGTACTAATTGATGAACCAAAAATATCAGGGCTACACTTCTCGTAAATGCGGTCATAAGCTTTTTTCCTATACAAATTAATCCATATCACGTTATTATACTTGAGCCTACCTTTTTCATCCCTATTTTTAAATCCCTTTTCATTCaagcgcaatcacattaagcctgttatccaTACACACTCATAGTAAGGCGACCGATTAGTGATTCTGATCCTTTTACATTGGGTTCTGGTATATAAGTTTGGTAACCCTTTTTATTTTACCCAATTGcagttgcgggggatcggaccgtaatccgccctaccaagtttAGCACTAGACACCTTCGAACCAACTAACAACGGGTATTTTATTTTAtcgtttttttttcttctttttgtaTGGGGCTCTAGTACATAATTGGCGTAACCCCTTTGTTTTCCCTATTGTAGCTAtgggggatcggaccgtaatccgccctaccaagtccagcaccaggtacctctgaaccaactacaacgggtatttttttatttttctggTATACAAGAATTTTAgaatcattcacttattttcatcgaTTTCCTTACGTAGAGtatgcttaagccggagctgactgtTGAAATAAACTACTTAAGGGCTTTATTATTTGGGATTAAAATTAAGGCTATAATATAGTAAGTATCGGGATCAGTTTCCAAAGTCAAGAAGCTTACGATGTTGAGACGATATCTATTTTtaaaagttttcccaagtctttaACATCATATCCTAAACTATCTAAAAGcccaaaattttcaaaataaaagcTAATTTCTTTGTCAAAATTTTTTGTAAGGCTCAAGAAATGGGGAAGTAAGGGtacactacacagatgactcgtctAGCACATGCAATTtattgaaaataaattaaaataaactaaaaaaatgataaaatgcaaaaaattaaaagaaaaagaaagcaTAGAAATCTCCTCCCACGCTTAAACCAAACATTGTCCCTAATGTTTTGATAAAAGATGAGGAAAGAAGTAACCTGGATGACACTATTGCTGAGCACTAGTACCCTCGTCTCCTGGTTCTGAATGCCTTGGACGATGACTCCTATTGCGACGATGATCCTCTCTTGAAACCTCTAGGCGATAAAATCTAGCCAATAATAAGGCATCAGATTCCTGCAGTTGTCGAAGGTTACCCAGTATGAAGCCTTGAGTGGATTCCATCAGGGTTAGGTGCCTCTGAAAGTTCGCTTGTTGACGCTTCTGGTTAGAGATGAGGGCTTGCTGGGATTCCATGATGATGCAAAGTGAATTATCAGTTTGTCGTTGTGATTCACGCATGAAGTCCATGTTGTCCTTCAGCTGTTGATTCATGACAGATAATAAGACATCCTGCCTTTCTTCTCGAGCTTATAGCTCTTGCCACATTTCTTTAGTAATATGGAATCCAGAGGATGTACCTGCAGAAGGGCGAGTAAAAGATGGTGTagtgtgtgcaggtgatgcaTGGGGTGAAGGCATGGTCGGAATGGGAGATTGGTCTCTCTGctcatactcatcatcggtcccaTCACCTTCTTCAAAAGGTATATTGGGTGGCAACGGGCCGTTAAAAGGTGGAGCTTACAGATCATCAATCCAATTTCTCTCAAGGCGCACATATGTACGTCGAGAGCAAGGTAAAACTACACTTTGGATAGCTACATTATGAACAATGAGGTTAAAACCGCCCTCTTTCCTCACTCTGCATAATCACATATCTTCTAAAAACTTTAAATTTATAATGCGGTGAGGTAATGGTTCTAATGTAGCCAACTCagtgtgtaagaccccaattttgaccctaagatccctcatgctatctcatcatatgcattagctttaggatcacaccttgacatccttcttacccatcattcattgggtttgcattgggagagatcaccaagcacttttgattgtatcatactttttttttcattatttactaaccaaaataccaaaaatatgtcaatgtatcgtttgttgcttttgtaggtagtgtgtatgctcacccatgctctatcaaactcatatctagggtttaagacccttaatgCAAAGGACCTCATTCAAGAAATAGTTCACATTTATTataggcatcatatatggatccctatggtcttcacatatcattttgatcaaaaattcatcaagagtttgaagtttgtttgctttggaaaccctaattcatctgggtatcttgtgtgacttcttcaacaagtttcttcataaattgatcaaatatttcaagggatacttcatattatgcttatatgatcctccatgagtcccaaaagtcaagagaatatcaagctacCAAGGTGattcatggtggttgaccagaaaaagtcaattggtcaaaactggggttccctagaccctatctcctacaatttttgtcatatgaaaatgctTCCAAGATCAAATTTACTaaaaattacattccaaacaactttcatgctgAAGTCAggagctattttttcttggaaagtcattttttatggtgaacgattataggtcattttgtctgaaccctaatttggaggtcaacttcccaagatcataacttgctcaattttcatgatatgaaagcaattcaaattccatgatcaaattaaatatgtataattaaacctttatgtttggagtaagttcaaattcaacttgaaaatgcatgtgcaaagaggaaacattatcagttattttgggccaataccattgaacaagtgattttcctcaacttctaaaatgcataactctttcatgccaaatccaaatgaggtcaaatttgtgaccaaattgaataatttttaaatatatacaacttttagGAAGGAAAATTTTCCATTTGAATTCCATAGCAAaggttattcaaggtggaagaagtgaacatttgacttggtacttagaaaattttcaaacatgtttaatttcccaaacttccaccttaaaatgcatcatgatccaagcttcaaatgaaaatttgttcaacatgaaagtttctCCCCTTGATCTCACCTGTCCAAAAAGTCCAGGATCAACTCATTTGGCCAAATAATGAAGGATTTtcgcatgggtgcaatgtgaggtaccatttggatgattttcacttccatACTTCAAACACAAGTGCATGACCATATGACATGATTTCAGTATGActctcactcatttttggacctgaatacatcacttgatgggcctatcacacgcccatgcaagcatgcaaagtgaattactaaaattggcaatttttggaagtgtgtggaaatgaatctctttggctataaatacaaccctcattgttcaaaattaaggacctcatacccaagctttgaacctgcaatccaaaccctcaccattaaaggataatcttgaaggtttttatttgaaaatcgagcttcaaatctcattctattttgagattgaaactcctAAAGTCCAGGCCATTTTCTGATCTcaatcacttcctacaagcttctgaaataaaaccaagcacaattggaatcaagatcgagcaaggttgaagctccctcaaaggtaattttcagaattttcatctcttcgattctcccttaattcttcactattctttgtgattttttgttggctgaagtcctactaatgtaggccagaagattgagttactttgaggttaaatctaagcaactcaattcatgatcctcaaaattcaaatccctgtatcattttatatatttggaattagagaaaattgaggccagatttgtgctcctgagcatttttccttcaaattagtgtattcacttttcatttttcatgaagttgagctTGAACTAGACCGGTGGTGatcatcggagaagatgaccagagcttGGACTCTGGTGGTGCGTTGGCAAAGTCCAAGCCATATGATCTtattcaaatgttttaatctcaagCGTTCATTGTGATTACCACCCGTACAACGCATTGACCAAGGAGTATGGTGGAACGCACGCGTGTggccatctgatctgccacctcaattaatgagggagatctgatggcccttgtttttttgaattttgttttaatttctgattttatgtttaatccatttattttgattaattcatattaatttcatttttaatccaaaaaatatgggactttcaccaaaaatctttaaatattttcctctttcattttatgaattaaaattatttttgaattaattttgatatttttcatgaattaattgtttttgtgcatatttttaattgtttaaaaatacttctgacttttcaaaaatcatgaaattttttgtctaaggtcctttgaccttatttggcctaggataaatctcttggctatttatttggtgttttgaagaggttttaggttttgactaactaaatttaatttaaatgcatttttatttgatttttaattgtttaattacatagaaattatgttgaaccattttttattgacttgtgatgtttgaccATGTGTTTGGGCCTTGTTCAAGattaatttgacttttgttaagttaaaatcattggatttaggggattgacgaaatgtacatttcatctcccaaaatgaatgaacgattttaatttgataaaattcctcccatgaccaatttgtgtttctctcatctcccctccctcttcatcttcaatcccattcttttccatccctttcattgaccaatgaaatctcaacatcctaaggctaattggttcatcaagtatggatgagataggttcatcctttgatcttcttcttttagtgtgtggtatgttttaggagtttggtccattataccaaatctctaacatgcattaggACCTAAATTtgtattgcccgacctcagatagttctgacttctacataagtccaattacgattgcttaacatagagctaaatttgaccctaaaggcataacattctagtatgtgaaattgtaagtctcccatctttcatggtattgtatggaaacttggaattttttccttcctttggaagatgtcttggttcaaggatccatgcttgtgaatagatggttgagtgttctcccaagaatgacttaatcaattgaaaagcaaaacattACTAACATATAAccaactaacatttgactaacttgtattaatactgcttttattttcaagtcatttactttatgcaatttaaattcaagtcatttaccattcatttgtcatttatATAGCATTTactttgtttatgtttatgtcattttcactttgctcatttgagtcatatattgtgattgtatatatttattgtgtattttgtttgtgtttgtggtcttaggaccttaaaatacttaataaacaacaacaaaaaacctaaaaaaatgtttatgtggactgttggttttgatctgagcttttggacatagaattaggcaacattccatatgcaaaagggacttggccaatgccaacatttctgagaccaagttattatgatttggATTTTCATCTAATGCAAGTATTGGGACCTACTAGAACTCATCTACTACATTGGTCTTAAggcaactgttattttgatcttgtgtctaatgccttattttgagcAAAGTCAAGGAGTATTTCATATGACAcatgagaagataaagaagatTGTTAGCTATGGATTTACTTGCTTGGatatggccatctttatttgatgccttgctcttcatattgctaattgctcgctgattattgcttgattcaaaaaTCCAAAGcgaaagtgggttttctatatgacattcttgtttgttggattgcatcccactggtcaaatctttttaactcttaacttttaattttatgcttaggattagtctcttcatcgtctcccacttcttaaatttcaaaatttctccgccttttcaaaaaccttctttccttgtgatttcaaaacttagaccttatttcaagttagaaactttggccttatgccattgcatttttaaactcttttcttaaatcaaacttataaatgaatctaatcatattggcttaaaatttaaaaatacaaaaagaactaacactcattcaaacttttgggcaTATTTTAAACTTAACCTTTGATTAAAACCAATCCCTCATTctgaaattgataccacgaactaagaggttttgatccctcatttttatgttggtacgtaggtataagtcagaaggtcttgtcaaacacaaaaatataattaatgaattcttttctcatccccacactctatttgttacaaacatcttttataccaaaaacacatacacacataaaaaagggctccctaggagtacctaggacactttgggtgctaacaccttccctcagtgtaaccaacccacttacctgtaatctctggcattttattagttttgatttaaaaacttcttatctttgggttttgttcgtacttttcccttttcctttggaaacaataaaagcgcgatggctactctgattttattgacgttaagcttatccatagcttgatggtaatgaatttaccgctacagaaattaagttgcgactctgctggggagtagtcctcagtgggtttgGCCTACTTTTTTATttgtatataattgtatatttgattGTTTGTGTACTtgttttgtgtgatataatctgcttgttgtgcttggtgatctctgagtggtgatataagttctaacctgagcttgagtgcaattaagataggaggatggtatagtcatgttcaacttgtatggagtagtccttaacaagttggcttgagacccatctactcagtggagacacttttggagctattgatgtcacacaagtcatttgtggttaggcattactttctctgatttggggtccgagaagctaaggaccatagaacatttaacctaacttggcctatttaggacgtagtgcatagactgttcaggtgtagaattgacaatagttgttacgcgatactatactcagacgagtttctcttgaaaatattatgggttgatgagtcagtcagcctaacctataatatctgatagatggaattaagactctgggaactttttagaacatgatctacaggtttttatccttagtacactcctttaggatggttcttaacctgactccatgctcgtgactcacaacaaaccctttgattcttggttgatccaatcaagtattgtcaatatcaatggaacttaggtgttgataaggtgaaaactgaaattctggtatcagatatgagatgtcgaaggtaatgtcatgacactaatattTGAACAACAAGTGAAATATGAACAGAATAAAAACTAGGAAACAATTGAaaaatgacacaagcaattgttaacccggttcggtgcaaacacacctacgtctgggggctaccaagccaggaaggaaatccactaaacaaaattagttcaaagactctcagcaaacaacttcaagttagagtcttttcacctaatctctacctgtgtgatttctatctaagaactttaagacatgagaccctactcacccccccccccccaatcacaacagtgatactagaacaaataccaaaaagaaagaagacacacttcaaggacacacacttgatcttgcttaaaagcttcaatcaagtaaacaaatacacttgtacttcaaagcttagagtggacaaattacaactcaaaaactcagtccaattcacacatcaacaagatggatgaatgGCTCACTATTCACAAACgcacacaagactaaaaccctaatacTCACTCACTTCACCGTTCGTGTTTTCTATATATAAAACAGGGTTTACATAGTCTTTAAATAGAATCTTTCTAAATGGGTCTGGgcagcatgaaaccctaattctatttatTGCATATTCCCTAAGAAATAGCAGTGAATCATTCCTTTTCGGGAAACAGAATATTATGGCTTTAAATAGAACTACTCCTTGAATAATGCATGCAATATCCATATAAGCACACAAATacttgcatgaaaagcgcaataacaaaatacataacattcagactgaatgttctgtatgcacATGTCGTAACATCGGGTCTAACATCTTGAATAAATCCCGCACAACCATATCAAACAATTTGCAGAAAGttgatatcacatgtcaagactaTAAGCGTGACATCTTatgataacactaagttttaccaaaattgatgccaattcatagaaccaacaaactccccctttggcaaattttggctaaaacaaacaacagatcacacgttcacaagaaatcaatcagagcatcagttcagcagcagaagAAAACATACACACATCACTAGCAAAAATaacaactagtaaacacataAGCACTTGCACATACAATACTAGTAAGAACCAACTAGCAAACATCAGGACACACAAGTGCTTGTACTCTCCCTCAAGTCCATGCAACTTCCCATAACACAACAACTCCCCTTTAAGACAGTCCATAACAAGCAACAACCACACTGCTTCATACAAACAGAACACAGAGAATTCTCCCCTTGTACCAAACAAATAAACACCAGAATTCTCCCCCTGTATCAGACAAGCAGAGCAACAATAATACTACAGAGCTAAGCTAAGTTACCCAACTACATCTACaactacttctccccctttttagccaaaagagaccaaagagacaaaataaatgtctatcTAGTCATTAACAGAAATACTAGAAGTTAAAGAGTTACATCACCAAGTACATACACAACTGTAAGAATTCTGAGAAACAAACCAAAAAAACACACAAAGAAATCCACCAAAAAACCAAGAAAACCATCAAAACAAGAGGGACTAAAGCCAACAGAGCTACTCAGTAGAGCTTGAGTTTGCAGCCTCTTCAGCAGCACTAGAAGCAGAATTGCCACACGCATCATCATTGTTagcagacctctcactagaggtgcGGGCTTCAACTTCTTCTTCATGGCTGACATTAGCATGTTCAACATTTTCACCCTCAGCCTGCTCCAAGCTTTCAATCAAGGCTTCCAAAGATTGTTTTCTAGCTGTGGTTACCCTAATCCCTTCACCCAGCTCTTTGCATGTCTCCTTAAGCTCAGCAATTGCTCCAACTTTTGAGATTGGCCTCCTCATGGCAGATGTCATGATAATATCCTCGACATGACTGGCTTCAAAGAGTTTGTAGTGCACAGACAGAGCTGGTTTTCTCCTACTAGGTAAATCATTTGAGCATAGAATACCAGGATGTTGATTCAAGATAATTCCATAGATCATAGAGGGAAAAGCAATTGGCAGCTTAACTGCATTAGTAGTTGCATGCTTGATGATTTGATCAAACATATATCTATCATAGTCAAATTTCACTTTTGTCCCAACAACAAAAATAAACCTCCCAAGAGTATTAGTAATGGTGGAGATATGGTTGGTAGGGACCCAGTTAGCAGCTCCTATTTTATGCAGGATAGCATACTTGATAGTCAACTTCCCAACAGGAAGATGCTTTTTAAAAGGCCAAACTTTCACCTGCTTAGCTATAATCTCCCTACAAACCTGATTGTCTGTAACCTCTAATTCTCCTACACCCTCATTATATCTGCCTAGAAAATTATTAATAACAGTAGGAGAGAATGTTATacaccttgcagaactccctgcTGTTCTTATCAGAAATATCCTCAGGAATATTAACAATAAATTCCTTGACTAAACCTTCGTAGCATTGAGAGAACCCAGCAACAGTCTTCAAAAGCCTAGCAACTTgtatcaggtccatgacctccttgacATCAGCAACATCTTTTCTCAATTCCCTTTCCATAGCTACCCTTCTCtgaatcacaaatttccacttAGCAGCTCCATCCTCAAGATTGAAGGAGATGTTATCCAAATGAACAGCAGGTACTTTAACAGGAGACTTCCTAACAGTAGTTTTCTTCGCAGGCGAGATGTtagggacatcttcctcaacatcctcTTCAGGCTCAGAATCATCTTTGACCTTCCTCTTCTTTATTTCAACCTTGCTCCATGGTTTGGAGGGACCAATGACAGCAGTCTTCTTAGCTTCTCTAGCTGACATAAGTTCAGCCACAGATTTTCCTTTGCGAGCCTTCATTCGTTTAGCCACACTTGGCTTTATGTGATGAATTAAGCTTTCCTCTTGATCATCAGAGCTACCATCCTCTAGATCAATCACAACATTTGCATCATCATGCTTATCAGAGTGGGGAGCATTAGCCGTGTTAGAGGCCACAGATTTCCCTTTGTCAGACATGATTTGCCCTAGAGAGCGTAACCCTTCAGCAGCCAAGGCCTTTTAAGAACTGGAGGAATCATCACCCTTACCACTAGGTTGTTCAACCTCATGAGGGGGATACATTTGAGCAAGGGGAGTAGAAACCCCCTTCACAGAGTGGCCTTCATTGAGAATTCTAGTAACTATGTCTCTTATAACACGATCAGTATAGTGTGTTCCTTCCTTATACTTAGTGATAGGAGTTGAACCAGATGGAATACTAGAGGGATTACCTTGATTGGAACATGCATAAGCAGAGGCATCAATGGAGATGGGTTGGTTCAAATCAATGTCCGCGGCGGGAATAACAGAGAGAGGAGCAACATCCAGAATCTCATCATCAGGGACGCCCATGGGAGGAACACTAAATTTTGGATTAGACTTAGTATTTTTAGAAGCAGATGTAtcttgatgttgtgacattttggagtttttctggaaaaagtaaggttgccctagcagaggtttgtGGAGAAGGAAAAGGAAGATGGAATAGTTGGAGTAGGTAATGGAGTTATGGGGGTAGCGTGTGAAGATGaaatagatggtatttccaatacaaggtaatgatttaccataatggGGGCACTTTATTTTAGGAAAATAGACTATAATTTGAGTActttttccactccatattaattgctaaAAAAATTCATAAATGCAAATCCCTAATCTCCCTCTCAGGagttcaaattgatttgcatccaaggcctttgtaaaaatattagctaactgcatctcagtagcaacatgctttaaggctacaatcttatcctccacaagttctctaataaaatggtgacggatatcaatatgtttAGTCTTGTTGTGCTGAATAGGGTTCTTTGAGATGTTTATAGaactcaggttgtcatagtacaatgtcatgacatcttgtgtgacattgtattcaatcagcatttgtttcatccacaccagttgagaacaactacttccaattgctatgtattcagcttcagcggtagacagagaaacacaattttgcttcttactaaaccatgatattagattgttccccaagaagaaacatcctcctgatgtgcttttcctatcatcagcacttccagcccaatcagcatcacaatagccAGACAACACAGAatcagatccatgagtgtataacatcccatagtcacaagttccattgacatatttcaggatcctttttagttggtttatatggctcacctttggttcagcttgatatctagcacatacacatacagcaaaagcaatgtcaggtctacttgttgtgagatatagcagactctctaccatgcttctgtagagactttgatccacactgacaccattttcatctttagacaacttcagatgagtaggagcaggtttcctcttgtggcttgcattctccatgccaaacttcttaactatattcttggcatatttactttgagatagaaagatatAATCTTCCATCTACTTGACTTGCAGGCCAAGAAAATAAGTTAGTTCTCCAacaagactcatctcaaattcagactgcatttgtttggcaaaatgttgaaccatcttacttgacatcccaccaaacacaatatcatccacatagatctgagaaatcatgagctttcctcctccatctttgacaaataaagtcttattAATGCCTCCCTTTGTGTATCCATCGTCAATGAGAAACATTGTGAGTCTCgcataccaagctctaggagcttgtttcaacccataaagAGTTTTCCccaacttatacacatgctttggaagatttggattagtgaatccctttggttgttcaacatatacttcctcattcaagtagccatttaagaaggcacttttcacatccacttggaacagtttaaacttcatAATACATGTCACTCCTGGCAATAATCTAATTGACTCCAGGCAAGCTACAGGtgcaaatgtttcatcaaagtcaactccttcaacttaagtgtatccttgagctactaaccttgctttattcctagtaacGACACatttttcatcagatttattcttgtacacccactttgttcctgtcataccccaaaatttgcccgttaatcttaagagacatttttcaaggcactccaactcatttttcaagacattgatcttaaaggaacaaagacccatcacacaggtggccaaatccagaaaatgacttaaactggcttgcccgctaggcgagcaaaatctttcgcctagcgaagcttgtgaataccagaaattttgggcttcattctgagcccatcaggtcacaaaaaaaccattataaataccaagacctcattcagaaaaggGGAGAGGGggcagacggacagaaaccctagcagAGAAACACAAACCCacacagacagcaaaccctggaggttaaccaagagaattcagagcaaccctaaaggaaaccctgaaggaaactcatctgcacaaaggttacctccgcccgactcaatccggcaccaaccctaagattgatctgccaattcaacgttgcaattcaattgcaaacaggtttgcactaccactaccgctttatgctcccaatttacatgtgacataatgattgaatttataaatatatcttaggttttgcatgtggatctaagtatgcatggatgtcttgaatgttt containing:
- the LOC127082147 gene encoding uncharacterized protein LOC127082147 — protein: MSDKGKSVASNTANAPHSDKHDDANVVIDLEDGSSDDQEESLIHHIKPSVAKRMKARKGKSVAELMSAREAKKTAVIGPSKPWSKVEIKKRKVKDDSEPEEDVEEDVPNISPAKKTTVRKSPVKVPAVHLDNISFNLEDGAAKWKFVIQRRVAMERELRKDVADVKEVMDLIQVARLLKTVAGFSQCYEGLVKEFIVNIPEDISDKNSREFCKVYNEGVGELEVTDNQVCREIIAKQVKVWPFKKHLPVGKLTIKYAILHKIGAANWVPTNHISTITNTLGRFIFVVGTKVKFDYDRYMFDQIIKHATTNAVKLPIAFPSMIYGIILNQHPGILCSNDLPSRRKPALSVHYKLFEASHVEDIIMTSAMRRPISKVGAIAELKETCKELGEGIRVTTARKQSLEALIESLEQAEGENVEHANVSHEEEVEARTSSERSANNDDACGNSASSAAEEAANSSSTE